One Fictibacillus halophilus genomic window, ACTATTATCAAGGTGTTGGAGAAGTAATACACGTAAGTTTTCCTCTTCTCCCTTTTCGATATATTGGATCATTTGCTCGTGTTCTAGCATGTCTTGCTCTTCATTAGACTTCCCATTAAAAACATCATAAAGAACCATGTAAATTGTAATCTGACTCAAAATTTTCTTCATAAATTCTATTAGATAACTGTTTCCACTAGCATTCGCTAGAACAAGATGAAAAGCATTGTTTTTTTCTTGATACGGTACGATATCTCGTTCCATATAAGCGCTCTTCATTTCGTTAAGGAGTTGTTTGAGTTGCTTCACTTCATCTGCAGCAAGATTGGAGAACCCTTTATGGATCGCCATTTCTTCAAGTGTTTTTCTCATCTCAAAGGCTTGAACCATTTCTTCAATGGTCGGCTGAACGATGAATGCTCCTTTATTCGGAATAACATTCACTAGCCCTTCTGATTCAAGCTTCATGATTGCACTTCGAATTGGCGTCCTGCTCGCATTCACCTTCTCAGCAATAGCATTTTCAAATAACTGGTTCCCAGGTGCAATTTGTCTATTTAAGATGGCGTTTTTGATTAGATGATAAACTTTTTGTTCAACTGTTTCTTTACGCATTTTAAAATTACCTGCCTATACGTTCTTTTCACTTATTCTAACATAGATGATATAAGAATGAACAAAATTGTAGAACAATCTTGTTCGAAGGAATTCAGTATGATATATTATCCTAGGTATTCTGGTTGAACGGAGTGATAATATGAACCACACAGGAAAAGAAATAACATTAATTATAATAGGATCCCTGTTCTTTGCATTGGGGGTCAATTGGTTCGCCATCCCAAATGAATTGGGTGAAGGCGGTGTAACCGGTATTTCCATGACCCTTTACTATGTTTTAGGCTGGTCACCGGGACTTACAAACTTCATTATGAACGGTTTCCTTTTAGCCATAGGTTATAAAGTATTAAATAAACGAGTGACTTGGTATACGATGATCGCCATCTTCTTTACTTCTCTCTTTATTCATTTAACAGAAGGCATGGGAAATTCCGTTGACATTATGCTTGGTACTGTTTTTGCAGGTGTATTCATTGGAATCGGGTTAGGCCTTGTGTTGCGATCAGGTGGTACAACAGGCGGCTCAACCATCATCGCACGTATGTTGAATCAGCATTTCGGCTGGGGTGTTAGTACGACGATGTTTGTTTTTGATATTCTTGTCGTTATTGGTTCCGCATTTGTGATAGGGATTGAAAACACGATGTACACGGGAATATCCATTTACATTAGTACAAAGATTCTGGACTACTTGATTGATGGTTTCGATACGAGAAAAGCTGTCACAATCATTTCTGAAAACACAGACGAAATCGCTAAGAAAGTAAGCGATGAGATGGATCGCGGCGTTACGATTATTAATGCAAGAGGTCATTACTCGAATGAAGCAAAGGATATACTCTACGTTGTGATTAATAAACAAGAGTTATTCTTGTTAAAGAAGATGATTCAACGCGTTGACGAAAAAGCGTTTGTTGTTGTCCATGATGTAAGAGATGTGTTTGGAGAAGGATTTACATTTCCAAAGACATAAGATGAATTTTATAAAAGTATATAAAAAGGTCGATTCGTCTTTTGAATCGACTTTTTATTATTGGGCTAATTTTTGATAATAGACATAAAACAGGAACTTCCAGTATTGTGGAAGTTCCTATTTACCTATTAGGCTTATTAAACTTACGCACCCAAAACAAATTAGCTACCTTATGTATAACTCTATCCATATTATGGGGTTTACTAAAGACTCAAAGGTCTAAATTAAAATTATTTTAAATAAACCTTTTTAAATACTCGCCAAATATTTTGTTCATAACTTTAGGTGTGTTTTCTAAATAAACATTAATTTGTTGAATGTTTGATTCGAATTTATCAGA contains:
- a CDS encoding GntR family transcriptional regulator produces the protein MRKETVEQKVYHLIKNAILNRQIAPGNQLFENAIAEKVNASRTPIRSAIMKLESEGLVNVIPNKGAFIVQPTIEEMVQAFEMRKTLEEMAIHKGFSNLAADEVKQLKQLLNEMKSAYMERDIVPYQEKNNAFHLVLANASGNSYLIEFMKKILSQITIYMVLYDVFNGKSNEEQDMLEHEQMIQYIEKGEEENLRVLLLQHLDNSLTKLQQDKLNYQSLTTLF
- a CDS encoding YitT family protein, giving the protein MNHTGKEITLIIIGSLFFALGVNWFAIPNELGEGGVTGISMTLYYVLGWSPGLTNFIMNGFLLAIGYKVLNKRVTWYTMIAIFFTSLFIHLTEGMGNSVDIMLGTVFAGVFIGIGLGLVLRSGGTTGGSTIIARMLNQHFGWGVSTTMFVFDILVVIGSAFVIGIENTMYTGISIYISTKILDYLIDGFDTRKAVTIISENTDEIAKKVSDEMDRGVTIINARGHYSNEAKDILYVVINKQELFLLKKMIQRVDEKAFVVVHDVRDVFGEGFTFPKT